From Medicago truncatula cultivar Jemalong A17 chromosome 7, MtrunA17r5.0-ANR, whole genome shotgun sequence, a single genomic window includes:
- the LOC25499079 gene encoding SKP1-like protein 1B produces MSSTTKKITLKSSDCKSFEVSEPVAMESQTIKRMMEENCGNNDILILNVKSKILAMVIEYCKMHVEADLDSEFVKVNYSDYLTVKAIECSKKLFNEVNEAWGVTGNVLAKGIDYCEKHVDDAAANASSSDLKVWDAKFVRQIDMDTLCDLMLAANYLNIKGLLDLTCRAAPDQARREKEQIFFKFAIALVLFWIFFR; encoded by the coding sequence ATGTCTTCAACAACCAAGAAGATCACTCTGAAGAGTTCCGACTGCAAAAGCTTCGAAGTTTCGGAGCCTGTGGCTATGGAATCGCAGACAATCAAGCGCATGATGGAGGAGAATTGCGGCAACAACGATATCCTTATTCTGAACGTGAAGAGCAAGATATTGGCGATGGTGATTGAATACTGTAAGATGCATGTCGAGGCTGATTTGGATTCTGAATTCGTTAAGGTCAATTATTCCGATTATCTTACGGTTAAGGCTATTGAGTGCTCTAAGAAGCTCTTCAATGAAGTGAATGAGGCTTGGGGAGTCACAGGTAACGTTTTGGCTAAGGGAATTGATTACTGTGAGAAGCATGTCGATGATGCAGCCGCCAACGCGAGTTCCAGTGATCTTAAAGTTTGGGATGCTAAATTCGTGAGGCAGATTGATATGGATACGCTTTGCGATCTAATGCTGGCTGCGAATTACTTGAACATCAAGGGTCTGCTGGATCTTACTTGCCGGGCTGCACCGGATCAGGCTCGTAGGGAAAAGGAAcagatattttttaaatttgctattgctttggttttgttttggatttttttccgGTAG
- the LOC25499081 gene encoding uncharacterized protein has translation MSTSKRETWTTEMNNALIDAFVHQVSAGNKQGGTFTSIAYTNITKEMSEKFQRPFDKEKVKDRWKLVKRNFTKCHDIFNGMSGFAWKSDTHMWDALPEVWKTLIEAKPEAAQWMNKPFVNYDKLVIACGDERATGGKVMNDEDIRQNHPLNRESESIGTSDQVTLESLQEGGNEQDVTSPEVQIPPEPRAKRSRKSRDEDEVEGIKAALLNVADAFRESIASHDKYFKDSIAAYEKANLKLPISEEEVFKLLEELQVDSHMIIRAYSYLLEFPEKVRALLGLPKHLRKSFLLESMVGQGYSSR, from the exons ATGTCTACCTCTAAAAGAGAGACGTGGACAACAGAGATGAACAATGCTCTTATTGATGCCTTTGTTCATCAAGTAAGTGCGGGAAACAAACAAGGTGGGACCTTTACATCAATAGCATACACCAATATAACAAAGGAGATGTCCGAAAAGTTTCAAAGACCTTTTGACAAGGAAAAGGTGAAAGATAGATGGAAATTGGTGAAAAGAAATTTTACTAAATGTCATGACATTTTCAATGGCATGAGCGGTTTTGCTTGGAAATCAGACACACATATGTGGGATGCTTTACCTGAAGTTTGGAAAACATTAATTGAG gcaaaaCCTGAAGCTGCACAATGGATGAACAAACCTTTTGTTAATTATGACAAATTGGTTATTGCTTGTGGAGATGAAAGGGCCACTGGAGGAAAGGTTATGAATGATGAAGATATTCGCCAAAATCATCCCCTCAATCGTGAGTCAGAATCCATTGGTACTAGTGACCAGGTGACACTAGAGAGTTTGCAAGAGGGCGGCAATGAGCAGGATGTCACTTCTCCTGAGGTCCAAATTCCCCCAGAACCTAGAGCCAAAAGATCTAGAAAGTCCcgagatgaagatgaagttgaAGGGATAAAAGCTGCCCTTTTGAACGTTGCTGATGCTTTTAGAGAGAGTATTGCATCTCATGATAAGTATTTTAAAGACAGCATTGCAGCTTATGAGAAAGCTAATTTAAAACTTCCAATTTCAGAAGAAGAAGTTTTTAAACTTCTTGAGGAATTGCAAGTGGATAGTCATATGATCATTCGGGCATATTCTTATCTTCTAGAGTTTCCTGAGAAGGTTAGAGCTTTACTTGGACTTCCAAAACACTTGCGGAAGAGTTTTCTATTAGAATCGATGGTTGGTCAAGGTTACTCGTCAAGGTAA
- the LOC25499080 gene encoding SKP1-like protein 1B, with protein MSSITKKMITLKSSNGETFEVSEAVALQSQTIKGMMEENCGNNGIPILNVKSKILAKVTEYCKMHVEASKTLAKGIDYCEKQVDADTANSNDLKAWDAKFMKKTDMKTLCDLMLAANYLNIKGLLDLTCRAVPDLVRGKTLRKWYNKEFVLGEFVLD; from the exons ATGTCTTCAATAACGAAGAAGATGATCACTTTGAAGAGTTCCAACGGTGAAACCTTCGAGGTTTCCGAGGCGGTGGCACTTCAATCGCAGACAATCAAGGGCATGATGGAGGAGAATTGTGGCAACAACGGAATCCCTATTCTTAACGTGAAGAGCAAGATATTGGCAAAGGTGACTGAATACTGTAAGATGCATGTCGAGGCCA GCAAGACATTGGCGAAGGGAATTGATTACTGTGAGAAGCAAGTTGATGCCGACACCGCGAATTCCAATGATCTTAAAGCTTGGGATGCTAAATTCATGAAGAAGACTGATATGAAAACGCTTTGCGATCTCATGCTGGCTGCGAATTACTTGAACATCAAGGGTCTGCTGGATCTTACCTGTCGGGCTGTACCGGA TCTTGTTCGAGGGAAGACATTGAGAAAATGGTACAACAAAGAGTTTGTTCTTGGAGAATTTGTTTTAGACTAA